The Clostridia bacterium genome segment TCATTATTTTTTCCTGAGATGCCTCTTCTCTGGTTAATTCTCCTTTTATCCTTCCTTCATGCATTATGATTATTCTGTCACTCATTCCCAACACTTCAGGCAGTTCAGAGGATATCATTATTATGGCTACACCCTGGCCTGCCAGTTGGCTCATAAGATAATGAATTTCTCTCTTTGCACCTACGTCTATGCCTCGTGTAGGTTCATCCAATATAAGTACTCGGGGTTTTATAGCCAGCCATTTTGCTATTACGACTTTTTGTTGATTGCCTCCGCTCAGGTTTACCACTTTCTGCTCTTTATGAGGGGTTTTTATGTCTAATTTTTCTATGTATTCACCGGCAACTTTTAATTCTCTGCTGTTATCCAAAAGCCACCTATGGCTTACTTGCTCTAAATTAGCCAGTGTAATATTTTCCTTCACCGTCATCTGAAGTATAAGACCTTGCAATTTTCTATCCTCGGGAACATATCCTATGCCTGCTTTTATCGCATCATAAGGGTTTTTTATATCTACTTTCTGCCCATTTATGTATACGTCCCCTGTCCTTTTAGTGTCTATTCCAAATACCGACTGCATAACTTCTGTTCTGCCCGCCCCTACTAATCCTGCAAAACCTAATATTTCCCCTGCCCTCACATGGAAATTGATGTCCTCTAAAAAATTTTCTGTGCCCAAGTTTTTTATCTCCAATACCGGCATTCCTATATCAGCCTGATGTTTGTCGAATAAATCTTTTATTTCTCTTCCCACCATCACCTGTATTATCTTTTCTTCACTGACATCTGCTGTAGTGAAAACACCT includes the following:
- the gguA gene encoding sugar ABC transporter ATP-binding protein: MSINSDVVCLMKGITKQFPGVKALDDVDLEVRRGEVMALVGENGAGKSTLMKVLAGLHSMDSGQIFIDDVMAKIDSPAQSRDMGISFIHQELNLAPNMSVAENIFLGREKPSKKFFLDRGKTNQEAKRLLDMVGLKVSTGTLVKNLSIAQRQMVEVARALSMNSSLIVMDEPTSSLTDNETDVLLSIIKRLKQRGVSIVFISHRLKEVFKISDRITVLRDGKNAGVFTTADVSEEKIIQVMVGREIKDLFDKHQADIGMPVLEIKNLGTENFLEDINFHVRAGEILGFAGLVGAGRTEVMQSVFGIDTKRTGDVYINGQKVDIKNPYDAIKAGIGYVPEDRKLQGLILQMTVKENITLANLEQVSHRWLLDNSRELKVAGEYIEKLDIKTPHKEQKVVNLSGGNQQKVVIAKWLAIKPRVLILDEPTRGIDVGAKREIHYLMSQLAGQGVAIIMISSELPEVLGMSDRIIIMHEGRIKGELTREEASQEKIMKMAISQNL